One window from the genome of Antechinus flavipes isolate AdamAnt ecotype Samford, QLD, Australia chromosome X, AdamAnt_v2, whole genome shotgun sequence encodes:
- the LOC127542382 gene encoding BTB/POZ domain-containing protein KCTD12-like isoform X3, whose product MAVVHNAKEKGEFDAFPEIIELNVGGQVYITRYPTLVSVQGSLLWEMFSQKNPLSLSHDNKGRFFVDRDGFLFRYVLDYMRDHQLVLPDHFPERSRLKREAEYFKLPDLVKILAPDAGNNSVADELRASDSEEPHPIPASGLSVSASGPGDSPVTTRPGAGAARKSGYITLGYRGSYTLGRDSQTDAKFRRVARIMVCGKISLAKEVFGETLNESRDPDRPPERYTSRYYLKFNYLEQAFDKLATAGFHMVTSNSTGTCACAQDQADDKIWTSYTEYIFYRE is encoded by the coding sequence ATGGCTGTAGTTCATAACGCCAAAGAAAAAGGAGAGTTTGATGCCTTTCCTGAAATCATCGAGCTCAATGTGGGGGGCCAGGTGTACATTACCCGTTACCCTACCCTGGTCAGTGTCCAAGGTTCTCTGCTCTGGGAGATGTTCAGTCAGAAGAACCCCCTGTCCTTGTCCCACGACAACAAAGGGCGCTTCTTCGTGGATCGAGACGGCTTCCTCTTCCGTTACGTCTTAGACTATATGAGGGACCACCAGCTGGTGCTGCCGGACCACTTTCCGGAGCGGAGCCGGCTCAAGAGGGAGGCCGAGTACTTCAAACTGCCGGATCTCGTCAAGATCCTGGCCCCCGATGCCGGGAACAACTCCGTGGCAGACGAGCTCAGGGCGAGCGACTCCGAAGAGCCGCACCCCATCCCCGCCTCCGGTTTGTCGGTCTCGGCCAGCGGCCCGGGCGACTCCCCGGTGACCACCAGGCCCGGCGCCGGGGCCGCCCGCAAGAGTGGTTATATCACCCTAGGCTACCGGGGTTCCTACACCCTGGGCCGGGATAGCCAGACTGACGCCAAGTTCCGCCGCGTGGCCCGAATCATGGTGTGCGGCAAGATCTCGCTGGCCAAGGAAGTATTCGGCGAGACCCTGAACGAGAGCCGAGACCCCGACCGCCCCCCCGAGCGGTACACTTCCCGCTACTACCTCAAATTCAACTACCTAGAGCAAGCCTTCGACAAACTGGCCACTGCCGGCTTCCACATGGTGACGTCCAACTCCACGGGCACCTGCGCTTGTGCTCAGGACCAGGCCGACGACAAGATCTGGACCTCTTACACCGAGTATATTTTTTACCGTGAGTGA
- the LOC127542383 gene encoding translation initiation factor IF-2-like isoform X2 has product MDVYSPFLALKLRFFVWLCGGVPLPIAPPPGLPSPPQIPDTHSHARTLTHSHTHTHTHTHAHTRSAVFTWEAGWREKERGAESRPDPGTAERPRGPWSGRGRRPRAEETRAGGSGRGAARRGSVGPLGRQPSSLGSPGTGAAHCPRRGRPPGLLCVPSGRSSARLLSGSEAGAGAWKGEGGEDPATASLKDGAGLGGRPGLRDLQARERANNGAAEAIAAGWSPRAALRVLGVGAGAAGRSAEVRSGRSRCPGLPPPLPDSGRRCRHFQRPAAPPSSSQSQLDWGC; this is encoded by the exons aTGGACGTCTACAgcccctttctagctctaaagctAAGGTTTTTTGTGTGGCTTTGTGGGGGCGTGCCCCTCCCAATCGCCCCTCCTCCCgggctcccctcccctcctcaaaTACCGGACACACACTCACACGCGCGCACACTCACACACtcgcacacgcacacgcacacgcacacacacgcacacacacggtCCGCGGTTTTCACTTGGGAAGCAGGCTGGCGGGAGAAGGAGCGGGGAGCCGAGAGCAGGCCAGACCCAGGGACAGCTGAGCGGCCCCGGGGGCCATGGAGCGGCCGAGGCCGGAGGCCGAGAGCTGAGGAGACCCGGGCGGGCGGGAGCGGCCGCGGCGCGGCCCGCAGGGGCTCAG TTGGACCCTTGGGGCGCCAGCCCTCCTCTCTTGGATCCCCGGGGACCGGAGCTGCTCACTGCCCGAGAAGGGGGCGCCCCCCAGGTTTGCTCTGCGTTCCGTCTGGCAGATCCTCCGCCCGGCTTCTGAGCGGGTCCGAGGCCGGGGCCGGCGCCTGGAAGGGGGAGGGTGGCGAGGACCCAGCCACGGCCAGCTTGAAGGACGGAGCCGGGCTGGGGGGGCGGCCCGGGCTTCGCGATCTCCAAGCCCGAGAGAGGGCTAACAACGGGGCTGCAGAAGCGATTGCAGCAGGATGGAGCCCACGTGCCGCCCTGCGTGtgctgggggtgggggcgggggctGCGGGCAGGTCTGCAGAGGTCCGCTCGGGCCGCAGCCGCTGCCCTGGCCTGCCTCCCCCCCTCCCCGACTCCGGGCGCCGCTGTCGCCATTTCCAGAGGCCCGCAGCCCCCCCCTCCAGTAGTCAGTCCCAGCTCGACTGGGGGTGCTAG
- the LOC127542383 gene encoding elastin-like isoform X1 — MDVYSPFLALKLRFFVWLCGGVPLPIAPPPGLPSPPQIPDTHSHARTLTHSHTHTHTHTHAHTRSAVFTWEAGWREKERGAESRPDPGTAERPRGPWSGRGRRPRAEETRAGGSGRGAARRGSGRPPVGPLGRQPSSLGSPGTGAAHCPRRGRPPGLLCVPSGRSSARLLSGSEAGAGAWKGEGGEDPATASLKDGAGLGGRPGLRDLQARERANNGAAEAIAAGWSPRAALRVLGVGAGAAGRSAEVRSGRSRCPGLPPPLPDSGRRCRHFQRPAAPPSSSQSQLDWGC, encoded by the exons aTGGACGTCTACAgcccctttctagctctaaagctAAGGTTTTTTGTGTGGCTTTGTGGGGGCGTGCCCCTCCCAATCGCCCCTCCTCCCgggctcccctcccctcctcaaaTACCGGACACACACTCACACGCGCGCACACTCACACACtcgcacacgcacacgcacacgcacacacacgcacacacacggtCCGCGGTTTTCACTTGGGAAGCAGGCTGGCGGGAGAAGGAGCGGGGAGCCGAGAGCAGGCCAGACCCAGGGACAGCTGAGCGGCCCCGGGGGCCATGGAGCGGCCGAGGCCGGAGGCCGAGAGCTGAGGAGACCCGGGCGGGCGGGAGCGGCCGCGGCGCGGCCCGCAGGGGCTCAGGTCGGCCCCCAG TTGGACCCTTGGGGCGCCAGCCCTCCTCTCTTGGATCCCCGGGGACCGGAGCTGCTCACTGCCCGAGAAGGGGGCGCCCCCCAGGTTTGCTCTGCGTTCCGTCTGGCAGATCCTCCGCCCGGCTTCTGAGCGGGTCCGAGGCCGGGGCCGGCGCCTGGAAGGGGGAGGGTGGCGAGGACCCAGCCACGGCCAGCTTGAAGGACGGAGCCGGGCTGGGGGGGCGGCCCGGGCTTCGCGATCTCCAAGCCCGAGAGAGGGCTAACAACGGGGCTGCAGAAGCGATTGCAGCAGGATGGAGCCCACGTGCCGCCCTGCGTGtgctgggggtgggggcgggggctGCGGGCAGGTCTGCAGAGGTCCGCTCGGGCCGCAGCCGCTGCCCTGGCCTGCCTCCCCCCCTCCCCGACTCCGGGCGCCGCTGTCGCCATTTCCAGAGGCCCGCAGCCCCCCCCTCCAGTAGTCAGTCCCAGCTCGACTGGGGGTGCTAG